Proteins from a single region of Desulfolutivibrio sulfoxidireducens:
- a CDS encoding P-II family nitrogen regulator, producing the protein MKKIEVITRPYKLDEVKEALTAVGIKGMTVSEVKGFGRQRGHTEVYRGAEYQVDFVPKVKIELVVEDALAAETIKTIQNAARTGEVGDGKIFVSHIEEVIRIRTGETGNAAV; encoded by the coding sequence ATGAAGAAGATAGAAGTCATCACCCGGCCCTACAAGCTCGACGAAGTCAAGGAAGCCCTCACCGCCGTCGGCATCAAGGGCATGACCGTCTCCGAGGTCAAGGGCTTCGGCCGCCAGCGCGGACATACCGAGGTCTACCGGGGCGCCGAATACCAGGTCGACTTCGTCCCCAAGGTCAAAATCGAACTCGTGGTCGAAGACGCCCTGGCCGCCGAAACCATCAAGACCATCCAGAACGCCGCCCGTACCGGCGAGGTCGGAGACGGCAAGATCTTCGTCTCCCACATCGAGGAAGTCATTCGCATCCGCACCGGCGAAACCGGCAACGCCGCCGTGTAA
- a CDS encoding ammonium transporter, translated as MNAADTAFVLICAALVLFMTPGLALFYGGMVRAKNVLGTVMHSMVIVGVASLVWAVLGYTLSFGPDIGGLIGGLDFFALNGVGMEAKEGVPNIPHLAFMIFQCMFAVITPALITGAFAERIKFTGFLLFTILWIILVYSPMCHWVWGGGWLAGLGALDFAGGAVVHMSSAASALACALYLGKRSGYGKQAFIPHNLPLTVLGAAILWFGWFGFNAGSALAANGLAASAFTTTHMAAAAAAVGWMVVEWIHRGKPTTLGFVSGAVAGLVAITPAAGFVTVMPAILIGLLAGGICYGGVLLKHFFGYDDSLDVVGIHGLGGTWGALATGLFATKAVNELGNDGLFFGNPGQLWIQFLSVVATWAFCFVMTMILLKVVDAVTGIRVSSEDENKGLDVSQHSEVGYQL; from the coding sequence ATGAACGCGGCGGATACGGCATTCGTCCTCATCTGCGCGGCACTGGTCCTGTTCATGACCCCGGGACTGGCGCTATTTTACGGCGGCATGGTCCGGGCCAAAAACGTCCTGGGGACCGTCATGCACAGCATGGTCATCGTGGGCGTGGCCTCGCTGGTCTGGGCCGTGCTCGGCTACACCCTGTCCTTCGGACCCGATATCGGCGGCCTCATCGGCGGTCTGGACTTCTTCGCCCTAAACGGCGTGGGCATGGAGGCCAAGGAGGGCGTTCCCAACATCCCCCACCTGGCCTTCATGATCTTCCAGTGCATGTTCGCCGTCATCACCCCGGCCCTTATCACCGGCGCCTTCGCCGAACGCATCAAGTTCACCGGATTTCTGCTCTTCACCATCCTGTGGATCATCCTCGTCTACAGCCCCATGTGCCACTGGGTCTGGGGCGGCGGCTGGCTGGCCGGCCTGGGCGCCCTGGACTTCGCCGGCGGCGCGGTGGTGCACATGAGTTCCGCCGCCTCGGCCCTGGCCTGCGCCCTCTACCTCGGCAAGCGTTCAGGCTACGGCAAGCAGGCCTTCATCCCCCACAACCTGCCCCTGACCGTGCTCGGCGCGGCCATCCTGTGGTTCGGCTGGTTCGGCTTCAACGCCGGCTCCGCCCTGGCCGCCAATGGCCTGGCCGCCAGCGCCTTCACCACCACCCACATGGCCGCCGCCGCCGCCGCCGTGGGCTGGATGGTCGTGGAATGGATCCATCGCGGCAAACCCACCACCCTGGGATTCGTCTCCGGCGCCGTGGCCGGCCTGGTGGCCATCACCCCGGCCGCCGGCTTCGTCACGGTCATGCCCGCCATCCTTATCGGTCTTCTGGCCGGAGGCATCTGCTACGGCGGCGTGCTCCTCAAGCACTTCTTCGGCTACGACGACTCCCTGGACGTGGTCGGCATCCACGGCCTGGGCGGCACCTGGGGCGCCCTGGCCACCGGGCTTTTCGCCACCAAGGCGGTCAACGAACTGGGCAACGACGGCCTGTTTTTCGGCAACCCCGGACAACTGTGGATTCAGTTTCTTTCCGTCGTGGCCACCTGGGCCTTCTGCTTCGTGATGACCATGATCCTGCTCAAAGTCGTGGACGCCGTAACCGGCATTCGGGTAAGCTCCGAGGACGAAAACAAGGGGCTCGACGTCTCCCAGCACAGCGAAGTGGGCTACCAACTCTAA
- a CDS encoding response regulator gives MKKKQPLILIVDDDPTLRDTIALWLSGAGYRTAQADDGRQALAAVAREHPALILLDLRMPVLDGFGFLSEIEELPERPPVIVISGRGEVRDVVESFKRGVTDYIQKPIESYELLEHAVAAAIEAAGIRRRMLSAEARYFNLVQNLPLLVFALRPDFSLEFVNKACRTMLGFSRTKALTRPGWLLERVHPDDRDRIRDALGRAFSGHSQVLEDCRLIRGDATTLYAILKAMPAAPDPEGAGPLVEGMIFDITDRVELEKLSVQEEKLKTLGAVAAEVAHEIRNPLFAIAGFAKRLRDRHPEAREPQIILAEAARLEALVDRVRDYLHPVAPKPSRCPLEDVIRQVLKALEAELTARDITCRTSIRPGTADVEEDPEMLRQAVTNLVRHAAAGLPVGGAMELAAWSEAGFSRLAVSFPEKTPEKEPERLFLPFEESGKNAGLALARRLVKNMGGFLTYAHDAGRAVFTVALPLFPHAHESDVPPDAPLDAPADDPGDAGPETPSPAPKKDGGPTA, from the coding sequence ATGAAAAAGAAACAGCCCCTGATCCTCATCGTCGACGACGATCCCACCCTGCGCGACACCATCGCCCTGTGGCTCTCCGGCGCGGGCTACCGCACCGCCCAGGCCGACGACGGTCGGCAGGCCCTGGCGGCCGTGGCCCGGGAGCATCCCGCCCTGATCCTTCTGGATCTGCGCATGCCGGTCCTCGACGGCTTCGGTTTTTTGTCCGAAATCGAGGAGCTGCCGGAGAGGCCTCCGGTCATCGTCATCTCCGGGCGCGGGGAGGTGCGCGACGTGGTGGAAAGCTTCAAGCGCGGGGTGACCGACTACATCCAAAAGCCCATCGAGAGTTACGAGCTTTTGGAACACGCCGTGGCCGCGGCCATCGAGGCCGCCGGCATCCGGCGGCGCATGCTTTCGGCCGAGGCCAGGTATTTCAATCTGGTGCAGAACCTGCCGCTTCTGGTCTTTGCCCTGCGTCCGGACTTCTCCCTGGAGTTCGTCAACAAGGCCTGCCGGACCATGCTCGGCTTTTCCCGGACCAAGGCCCTGACCCGGCCCGGATGGCTTTTGGAGCGCGTCCATCCCGACGACCGGGATCGTATCCGGGACGCCCTGGGGCGCGCCTTTTCCGGACATTCCCAGGTCCTGGAGGACTGCCGCCTGATCCGCGGGGACGCAACCACGCTGTACGCCATCCTCAAGGCCATGCCGGCCGCGCCGGACCCCGAGGGGGCCGGGCCGCTGGTCGAGGGCATGATCTTCGACATCACCGACCGGGTGGAACTGGAGAAGCTCTCGGTCCAGGAGGAAAAACTCAAGACCCTGGGGGCCGTGGCCGCCGAGGTGGCCCATGAGATCAGAAACCCGCTGTTCGCCATCGCCGGGTTCGCCAAGAGGCTGCGCGACCGCCATCCCGAGGCCCGGGAGCCTCAGATCATCCTGGCCGAGGCGGCCCGCCTGGAGGCCCTGGTGGACAGGGTTCGGGACTACCTGCACCCGGTCGCCCCCAAACCATCCCGGTGCCCGCTGGAGGATGTGATCCGGCAGGTCCTAAAGGCCCTGGAGGCCGAGCTCACGGCCAGGGACATCACCTGCCGGACCTCGATTCGGCCGGGCACGGCGGACGTGGAGGAGGATCCGGAGATGCTGCGCCAGGCGGTGACCAACCTGGTGCGCCACGCCGCGGCCGGCCTTCCCGTGGGCGGAGCCATGGAGCTTGCGGCCTGGTCCGAGGCCGGATTTTCGCGCCTGGCGGTCTCGTTCCCGGAAAAGACGCCTGAAAAAGAGCCCGAGCGGCTTTTTCTGCCCTTCGAGGAGAGCGGCAAAAACGCCGGCCTGGCCCTGGCCAGGCGTCTGGTCAAGAACATGGGGGGCTTTCTGACCTACGCCCACGACGCCGGCAGGGCCGTCTTCACCGTGGCCCTGCCCCTTTTCCCCCACGCCCATGAAAGCGACGTCCCCCCCGACGCTCCCCTCGACGCGCCCGCGGACGACCCTGGGGACGCCGGCCCTGAAACTCCGTCCCCCGCCCCCAAGAAAGACGGGGGTCCCACGGCATGA